From the genome of Vicia villosa cultivar HV-30 ecotype Madison, WI linkage group LG2, Vvil1.0, whole genome shotgun sequence, one region includes:
- the LOC131647460 gene encoding uncharacterized protein LOC131647460 isoform X2 → MADSSLEGAKKKDVIRIERESVIPILKPRLFVSMVNLMKHSADGDEFLKLCKRIEYTIRAWYHLQFEDMLQLHSLFDPVSSAQKLEQKGLTSKEIDVLEQKFLTYLFEVMKKSNFNIATDDEINVALSGQYLLNLPITVNESKLDNKLLKKYFEAHPYNNLPDFHEKYIIFRRGIGIDQTTDYFIMEKVDMLIARFWAFLLRTLGLEKLVAKRSKRHGKKLDPKKDKKINSSEEEAYQDDVYDRIRLEKMPLSFGSLLSKTTIQEPTFDRIIVVYRRASSNSKPDRGIFVKHFRNIPMADMEIVLPEKKNPGLTPMDWVKFLGSAIVGLVAVVSSLQAATADLRVIGAVFSTVVGYCVKTYFTFQQNLATYQDMITQSMYEKQLDSGRGTLLHLCDDVIQQEVKEVVISFFILMKQGEATRQELDRRCEELLRKEFNESCNFDVDDAVHKLEKLGIVTRVGSYRTISMCWIEEG, encoded by the exons AGCATAGTGCCGATGGAGACGAGTTTTTGAAGCTGTGCAAAAGAATTGAATATACAATTAGAGCTTGGTATCATCTACAATTTGAGGATATGTTG CAACTGCATTCACTCTTTGATCCCGTCTCTAGTGCCCAAAAGTTGGAACAAAAGGGCTTAACTTCTAAAGAAATAGATGTACTTGAACAAAAATTCTTGACCTATCTTTTTGAG GTAATGAAAAAGAGCAACTTCAATATTGCAACTGATGATGAAATTAATGTTGCACTTTCTGGACAGTATCTTCTAAATCTTCCAATCACTGTTAATGAATCTAAG CTTGACAATaagcttttgaaaaaatattttgaagcaCATCCCTATAATAACCTTCCAGATTTTCATGAAAAG TATATAATCTTTCGGCGCGGAATTGGAATCGATCAAACGACGGATTACTTTATAATGGAGAAAGTGGACATGCTCATCGCACGTTTCTGGGCATTTCTACTAAGAACACTCGG GTTGGAAAAACTAGTAGCAAAAAGATCGAAAAGACATGGTAAAAAACTAGATCCAAAGAAGGACAAAAAAATAAACTCATCAGAAGaagaagcttatcaagatgatgTATATGACCGGATACGCCTTGAAAAGATGCCATTGAG TTTTGGTAGTTTGCTAAGCAAGACAACAATCCAAGAACCTACATTTGATAGGATCATTGTTGTTTACAG GCGAGCGAGTTCCAATTCAAAACCAGACAGAGGAATTTTCGTGAAGCATTTCAGAAACATCCCAATGGCCGACATGGAAATCGTTCTT CCAGAAAAGAAAAATCCTGGCCTGACTCCTATGGATTGGGTGAAGTTTCTCGGATCTGCTATAGTTGGGTTG GTAGCTGTAGTTAGTTCACTTCAAGCAGCTACAGCCGATTTGAGGGTTATTGGGGCCGTTTTTTCTACCGTTGTCGGTTATTGTGTTAAAACATACTTCAC GTTTCAACAAAATTTGGCCACATATCAAGATATGATTACACAGTCGATGTATGAAAAACAACTCGACAGTGGAAGAGGAACACTTCTCCATTTATGTGATGATGTCATTCAACAAGAA GTGAAAGAGGTAGTGATTTCATTCTTTATTCTGATGAAACAAGGAGAAGCTACAAGACAG GAACTGGATCGAAGGTGTGAAGAACTTCTCAGAAAAGAATTCAATGAGAGTTGCAATTTTGATGTAGACGATGCGGTTCATAAACTTGAGAAGCTGGGAATTGTTACTCGGGTGG GATCCTATAGGACAATATCAATGTGTTGGATTGAAGAGGGCTAG
- the LOC131647459 gene encoding uncharacterized protein LOC131647459, translating to MATNTCHVSIKQSGKSIQSKSLNHVLGSLDEIHVQPYKVFVKEEQKKLHEHWLQLVIKDLPVACANRMQRQIQRDVMRNSLVEEMKDKSSPLFEVCNTVSF from the exons ATGGCGACAAATACATGTCATGTATCAATAAAGCAGTCAGGTAAAAGCATCCAATCTAAGTCTCTTAACCATGTTTTGGGCAGCCTGGATGAGATTCATGTGCAGCCATACAAAGTATTTGTCAAAGAGGAGCAGAAGAAGTTGCATGAGCATTG GTTGCAATTGGTGATCAAAGACCTCCCTGTAGCATGTGCAAACAGGATGCAGAGACAGATACAAAGAGATGTAATGAGGAATTCTTTGGTGGAAGAGATGAAGGACAAATCAAGTCCACTCTTTGAAGTTTGTAATACTGTTTCCTTCTGA
- the LOC131650669 gene encoding uncharacterized protein LOC131650669 produces the protein MVHPDNISSKLASLVDVSASINEVVANVVDVGGDFISKHDFDDRESILTWIRRKAVNLGFGVVIGRSDNSIARRNLFVTMLCERNGKYNPPLKKFKKDDTSTRKCECPFKICCSMLASKKWRSSVICGLYYHELCAKLQGHPIACRLNPVEKASIKDMSLNFVQPKNILATLKRKEPDNISNLRQVYN, from the coding sequence atggtgcacccagATAATATTTCAAGTAAATTAGCTTCTTTAGTCGATGTTAGTGCGAGTATCAATGAGGTAGTCGCAAATGTGGTAGATGTCGGAGGTGACTTTATTAGCAAGCACgactttgatgatcgtgaaagcatACTAACATGGATTCGTCGAAAAGCAGTTAACCTTGGATTTGGTGTGGTAATCGGAAGATCAGATAATAGTATCGCAAGAAGAAACCTGTTTGTTACAATGTTGTGCGAAAGAAACGGGAAATACAATCCTCCTCTAAAGAAGTTTAAAAAAGACGACACGAgtactagaaaatgcgagtgtccatttaaaatctGTTGTTCTATGTTGGCTAGCAAGAAGTGGAGAAGCTCTGTTATTTGTGGTTTGTATTACCATGAATTGTGCGCAAAATTACAAGGCCACCCTATAGCATGTCGGCTCAATCCGGTTGAGAAGGCATCTATTAAAGACATGTCCTTGAATTttgtccaaccgaaaaatatacttgccacattgaaaaGGAAGGAACCCGACAACATATCAAACCTAAGGCAAGTGTATAACTAA
- the LOC131647460 gene encoding uncharacterized protein LOC131647460 isoform X1: MADSSLEGAKKKDVIRIERESVIPILKPRLFVSMVNLMKHSADGDEFLKLCKRIEYTIRAWYHLQFEDMLQLHSLFDPVSSAQKLEQKGLTSKEIDVLEQKFLTYLFEVMKKSNFNIATDDEINVALSGQYLLNLPITVNESKLDNKLLKKYFEAHPYNNLPDFHEKYIIFRRGIGIDQTTDYFIMEKVDMLIARFWAFLLRTLGLEKLVAKRSKRHGKKLDPKKDKKINSSEEEAYQDDVYDRIRLEKMPLSFGSLLSKTTIQEPTFDRIIVVYRRASSNSKPDRGIFVKHFRNIPMADMEIVLPEKKNPGLTPMDWVKFLGSAIVGLVAVVSSLQAATADLRVIGAVFSTVVGYCVKTYFTFQQNLATYQDMITQSMYEKQLDSGRGTLLHLCDDVIQQEVKEVVISFFILMKQGEATRQELDRRCEELLRKEFNESCNFDVDDAVHKLEKLGIVTRDPIGQYQCVGLKRASEIIGGATTEEIVIKATQGNITP, translated from the exons AGCATAGTGCCGATGGAGACGAGTTTTTGAAGCTGTGCAAAAGAATTGAATATACAATTAGAGCTTGGTATCATCTACAATTTGAGGATATGTTG CAACTGCATTCACTCTTTGATCCCGTCTCTAGTGCCCAAAAGTTGGAACAAAAGGGCTTAACTTCTAAAGAAATAGATGTACTTGAACAAAAATTCTTGACCTATCTTTTTGAG GTAATGAAAAAGAGCAACTTCAATATTGCAACTGATGATGAAATTAATGTTGCACTTTCTGGACAGTATCTTCTAAATCTTCCAATCACTGTTAATGAATCTAAG CTTGACAATaagcttttgaaaaaatattttgaagcaCATCCCTATAATAACCTTCCAGATTTTCATGAAAAG TATATAATCTTTCGGCGCGGAATTGGAATCGATCAAACGACGGATTACTTTATAATGGAGAAAGTGGACATGCTCATCGCACGTTTCTGGGCATTTCTACTAAGAACACTCGG GTTGGAAAAACTAGTAGCAAAAAGATCGAAAAGACATGGTAAAAAACTAGATCCAAAGAAGGACAAAAAAATAAACTCATCAGAAGaagaagcttatcaagatgatgTATATGACCGGATACGCCTTGAAAAGATGCCATTGAG TTTTGGTAGTTTGCTAAGCAAGACAACAATCCAAGAACCTACATTTGATAGGATCATTGTTGTTTACAG GCGAGCGAGTTCCAATTCAAAACCAGACAGAGGAATTTTCGTGAAGCATTTCAGAAACATCCCAATGGCCGACATGGAAATCGTTCTT CCAGAAAAGAAAAATCCTGGCCTGACTCCTATGGATTGGGTGAAGTTTCTCGGATCTGCTATAGTTGGGTTG GTAGCTGTAGTTAGTTCACTTCAAGCAGCTACAGCCGATTTGAGGGTTATTGGGGCCGTTTTTTCTACCGTTGTCGGTTATTGTGTTAAAACATACTTCAC GTTTCAACAAAATTTGGCCACATATCAAGATATGATTACACAGTCGATGTATGAAAAACAACTCGACAGTGGAAGAGGAACACTTCTCCATTTATGTGATGATGTCATTCAACAAGAA GTGAAAGAGGTAGTGATTTCATTCTTTATTCTGATGAAACAAGGAGAAGCTACAAGACAG GAACTGGATCGAAGGTGTGAAGAACTTCTCAGAAAAGAATTCAATGAGAGTTGCAATTTTGATGTAGACGATGCGGTTCATAAACTTGAGAAGCTGGGAATTGTTACTCGG GATCCTATAGGACAATATCAATGTGTTGGATTGAAGAGGGCTAGCGAGATAATCGGTGGTGCCACCACCGAAGAGATTGTAATTAAGGCAACACAAGGAAACATCACTCCTTGA
- the LOC131647461 gene encoding 18.9 kDa heat shock protein-like, which translates to MHLHASKSQARTQENREGHREKNILHLWFTAMNQQQWRLLVADHKKERQQTCLREKVVRQCERSRVKQNLVWVFLKQKKGIGIGRKEEREFATRLHEDDDYLVISGEKKRGEGVEYSRMERRVGKFMRKFVLPKNANADAVSAICQDGVLSVTVQKLPPPPQPKNHKRTIQVTIA; encoded by the coding sequence atGCATTTGCATGCCTCTAAGTCACAAGCGAGGACACAAGAGAACCGAGAGGGTCACAGAGAGAAAAACATATTACATCTCTGGTTTACGGCGATGAACCAGCAACAGTGGAGGCTATTAGTTGCAGACCACAAAAAGGAAAGACAACAGACATGTTTAAGAGAGAAGGTTGTACGCCAGTGTGAGAGAAGCCGCGTGAAGCAGAATTTGGTCTGGGTTTTTCTTAAACAAAAAAAGGGTATTGGAAttggaagaaaagaagaaagggaGTTTGCAACCAGGTTGCATGAAGACGATGATTACCTTGTGATCAGCGGAGAGAAAAAGAGGGGAGAAGGAGTCGAGTATTCGAGAATGGAGCGAAGGGTTGGCAAGTTCATGCGCAAATTTGTTCTTCCTAAGAATGCTAATGCTGATGCTGTTTCTGCTATCTGTCAAGATGGAGTGCTTAGTGTTACTGTTCAGAAATTGCCTCCTCCTCCTCAACCTAAGAACCATAAAAGAACTATTCAGGTTACCATTGCTTGA